Sequence from the Chloroflexota bacterium genome:
CGCCGATCTTTCAGATCCAGCAAGCGGTTCCGGACTCGGGCCCCTACAGCGTCACCGTCACTGTCGCCAAGGACGGGTACACGGCTGGGCAGTCCAGCGTCGACGTGACGTGCTAGCGATGCCCGGCGGCGCTGGTCGCAACTGAACGCGGAGCGGCCAAGTGATCGGCTCACACGAACACGCGGGGAGCGTTTCGCTCTTGAAACAGTCGTTGTGCCGTTCGCTCGGCAACGTCACAGGATAAATGCGTATTCGTTTTCATAGCGTAACACGCAAGAAGCGGCGCTCCCGCGGCGACAGCTCGATTGTTGGAGAATCCATGAAGCGATCCGTCCTGGTCGTCGACGATGATCGTGGTGTTCGGGAGATGCTTGCCGACGCACTGTGCTGCTGTGGCTACGAAGCGCAGACGGTGGCCAACGGACTGGAAGCGCTCGCGGAGGTCATGCGCGACGCTCCGGATTCGGTGGTGCTGGACATGCACAGGCCGAGCGTGGGAGGGCTGGCTTTCGCCCACGGCCTTCGCGATTTGGGAATGCGCGTCCCGATTCTCGTCGTGAGCAGCACTGGCGAAGCGCATCGCTGGGCGGACGTGATCGGGGCGGAAGGCTATTTGAACAAGCCGTTCGACCTCACCCAGCTACTCAGCCACGTCGACCGTCTGTGCAGAACCGGGGTTCGCGCCGGCCTGTCGCTCGTGCCGATGCAGTCCACGGCCGATCGCGACTGAGGGCGGGGGTTTTATCTCCCGACGCGACGTCGAGCGCCGCAACGGGGGCGGAAACCCAACGTTCCCCGTTTCCCGGCCGCGCC
This genomic interval carries:
- a CDS encoding response regulator, which codes for MKRSVLVVDDDRGVREMLADALCCCGYEAQTVANGLEALAEVMRDAPDSVVLDMHRPSVGGLAFAHGLRDLGMRVPILVVSSTGEAHRWADVIGAEGYLNKPFDLTQLLSHVDRLCRTGVRAGLSLVPMQSTADRD